In Haliotis asinina isolate JCU_RB_2024 chromosome 15, JCU_Hal_asi_v2, whole genome shotgun sequence, one DNA window encodes the following:
- the LOC137265514 gene encoding uncharacterized protein — protein sequence MTTKYFCMTNSRRLTFRRIASVLVTFCLLCVLLHSWLTQDGVPVELHPDMNWHLDTRTTLPRTNHSALLKVSNQKTYILSAVIPADQLDPANPFVVVNAFDGSNVRLVCCVLEDGRKLHVTWASTLRQFHHFMYLSTLTELFYTAPYPARQISCPLVSPLDGTTHVSLSSGTCSTDPDQYQTIVHAADRAGQLAVCGKIAYSHTLKLERLVEWFEFQRIMGVDMVLIFTLDVTRDVQMVLDFYVKQGMLTIVPYQLPGDQERSFRIGNRSYPQFLHDEQLAIFDCRERLSGYGHVAGIDLDEIIVPRSGQTLKQFLKNSLSKQHPDAGAYYFYQQFHITDWDPSHPNNTLTTMRFLQTDPPRWESQKFVYIPDRTSYGRTHEVFVKTGYTTYVIPPDVAIIHHFRSCPDSWYDCQTRKRIVDTDTLRYQEQMGVRVRNVMLKLQSGGFNSS from the exons ATGACGACTAAATATTTCTGTATGACGAACTCTCGGCGTCTGACGTTTCGGCGCATAGCATCCGTCCTCGTCACCTTCTGCCTCCTGTGCGTGCTGCTTCACTCATGGCTAACTCAG GACGGTGTTCCGGTTGAGCTGCACCCGGATATGAATTGGCATCTGGACACACGGACCACCTTACCTCGTACAAATCACTCCGCTCTGCTCAAAGTATCCAATCAAAAGACGTACATCTTGTCCGCTGTCATTCCTGCTGACCAATTAGATCCTGCTAACCCATTTGTTGTCGTGAATGCCTTCGATGGAAGTAACGTCAGGCTCGTCTGCTGTGTTCTGGAAGATGGCCGGAAGTTACATGTCACGTGGGCTTCTACACTGAGACAGTTTCACCACTTTATGTACTTGAGTACTCTGACTGAACTCTTCTATACGGCCCCATATCCAGCACGACAAATATCTTGCCCTCTAGTGTCACCACTAGATGGCACAACCCACGTATCGTTGTCATCAGGCACGTGCAGCACGGACCCAGACCAGTACCAGACTATTGTGCACGCGGCAGATCGTGCAGGGCAGCTGGCAGTATGTGGGAAGATCGCCTATAGCCACACCCTCAAGCTGGAACGTCTCGTGGAGTGGTTCGAGTTCCAGCGAATCATGGGGGTAGACATGGTGTTGATATTCACTCTGGATGTTACTCGCGATGTGCAGATGGTGCTGGATTTCTATGTCAAGCAGGGAATGCTAACTATAGTGCCGTACCAACTTCCAG GCGATCAAGAGAGGAGTTTCCGGATAGGCAATCGATCTTACCCTCAGTTCCTGCACGATGAACAACTCGCCATCTTTGACTGCCGTGAGAGACTGTCGGGATATGGTCACGTGGCTGGCATCGACCTTGACGAAATAATTGTACCAAGGTCGGGACAGACTCTAAAGCAATTTTTGAAG AACTCCCTGTCAAAACAGCATCCTGACGCAGGCGCATACTACTTCTATCAACAGTTTCACATCACTGACTGGGATCCGTCTCACCCTAATAATACATTGACGACGATGCGCTTCCTACAGACGGATCCTCCACGATGGGAGTCACAGAAATTTGTCTACATTCCAGACCGTACAAGCTACGGTCGTACGCACGAAGTATTCGTAAAGACAGGGTACACAAC ATACGTCATTCCACCGGATGTAGCCATAATACACCACTTCCGGTCATGCCCAGATAGTTGGTATGACTGCCAAACGCGAAAAAGGATTGTCGACACAGACACACTCCGCTACCAGGAGCAGATGGGCGTGAGAGTTAGGAACGTCATGCTGAAACTTCAGAGTGGGGGATTTAACTCCAGCTGA